One part of the Candidatus Aquiluna sp. UB-MaderosW2red genome encodes these proteins:
- the murF gene encoding UDP-N-acetylmuramoyl-tripeptide--D-alanyl-D-alanine ligase, with amino-acid sequence MIELTFGQVAEALGGELKFCDPQTLVSGAVETDSRSLVPGGIFFAKLGKELDGHDYLAEAFAKQAALSVVSRETTSQMPQIMVGDTVVALRDLAEFVLQKVRNLGELTVIGITGSNGKTSTKNMLAAILSGDAPTVYPRESFNNEVGLPLTVLKLALDTKYLILELGAAGLSSIHKLASWTRPDIGVQLKVGMAHVGEFGGIETTAIIKAEMMPFISKIAILNQDDPIVSGYRVEAGVASRSFGTSALSDYRILDVDISLQGTIVKFRYPDSEEVLVSLKILGEHQAMNMAAALAVADQLGIERTRAVLELEKLEMAERWRMQPIWTTSGALIINDAYNASPDSMKAALQTLAVIGRQGHRTIAVLGEMAELGPESRESHDAIGRLVVRYNIDMLFVVGEAAKLIHMGAMFEGSWDGESAYFDSISEAFEAISGKLAKGDVVLVKSSNLAGLRFLGDELAAMA; translated from the coding sequence GTGATTGAGCTAACATTCGGGCAAGTTGCCGAAGCTTTAGGTGGAGAGCTGAAATTCTGCGACCCACAGACTCTTGTGTCGGGAGCTGTGGAGACCGATTCTAGAAGCCTCGTGCCGGGGGGAATCTTTTTCGCGAAATTGGGCAAAGAGCTCGATGGCCATGACTATTTAGCAGAGGCGTTTGCCAAACAAGCCGCATTAAGTGTCGTGAGCCGGGAAACAACGAGTCAAATGCCTCAAATCATGGTTGGCGACACAGTGGTCGCGCTTCGCGATCTAGCAGAGTTTGTTTTGCAAAAAGTGCGTAACCTCGGAGAGCTAACTGTGATTGGGATTACCGGCTCAAATGGCAAAACCTCAACTAAGAACATGTTGGCCGCCATTCTTTCGGGCGATGCCCCAACTGTTTATCCCAGAGAATCTTTTAATAACGAGGTCGGGTTGCCACTGACGGTCTTGAAGTTGGCTCTGGATACCAAGTACTTGATTCTTGAGCTTGGGGCCGCTGGGCTAAGCAGCATTCACAAATTGGCAAGTTGGACCAGGCCGGATATTGGGGTTCAGCTAAAAGTTGGAATGGCCCATGTTGGTGAATTTGGCGGGATCGAGACCACCGCAATCATCAAGGCCGAGATGATGCCATTTATATCAAAAATTGCGATATTGAATCAGGATGACCCAATTGTTTCGGGTTATCGAGTTGAAGCTGGAGTTGCCAGCCGAAGTTTCGGCACTTCGGCACTCTCCGATTACCGAATTCTGGATGTTGATATTTCACTGCAGGGAACGATTGTAAAATTTCGCTACCCAGATTCTGAAGAGGTCTTAGTTTCACTCAAGATTCTTGGCGAGCATCAGGCGATGAACATGGCCGCGGCTCTGGCCGTGGCGGATCAGCTGGGAATTGAAAGAACCAGGGCCGTCCTTGAACTCGAAAAATTGGAAATGGCAGAGCGTTGGCGCATGCAACCAATTTGGACCACCTCGGGGGCTCTAATCATCAACGATGCCTATAACGCGTCCCCGGATTCAATGAAGGCTGCTTTGCAAACTCTCGCGGTAATTGGGCGCCAGGGGCATCGCACGATTGCCGTGCTGGGTGAAATGGCAGAGCTCGGCCCGGAATCCAGAGAGTCGCACGATGCAATCGGCCGCTTGGTGGTTCGGTATAACATCGACATGCTTTTTGTGGTGGGCGAAGCCGCCAAGTTGATCCACATGGGGGCAATGTTTGAGGGGAGCTGGGATGGCGAATCTGCTTATTTCGACTCAATCAGCGAAGCATTTGAAGCAATCAGTGGAAAGCTAGCGAAAGGCGATGTGGTGTTGGTCAAATCCAGCAACCTCGCGGGGCTTAGGTTTCTAGGAGATGAATTGGCGGCTATGGCGTGA
- a CDS encoding FtsW/RodA/SpoVE family cell cycle protein has product MSRITFAKVARPRFKAQSPQFFLLLSLTAITVFIGLAMVASASSVDAFKETNNAASTFFSQGRFALIGLVGLIVASNLPMNFYRRIGLPFLLAMTGLQLATVLFGKEINGNRNWIDLGFATLQPSEFLKLALIIGFAHQLAQLSDDPESNNRIWLRIFGYSGVALGLVVVVGRDLGTGVVMAVMLMGLWLFAGMRWSRWLAIAGVGGLLATVLVMSSASRRIRFEAWLNPDAADPMGVMWQYQHGTWALAAGGLFGTGIGRSKLKWSWIPEVENDFIFAVIGEELGLIGAMLIICLFLALGLTMFAIARHQTSAFNRNLVVGVMLWVVMQAFINIAVVLGLLPVLGVPLPLISAGGSSMIATLSAIGLVLAVERDRTAHLGRRSV; this is encoded by the coding sequence ATGAGTCGGATAACTTTCGCAAAGGTCGCTAGGCCTCGGTTCAAGGCGCAGTCCCCGCAATTCTTTTTGTTGTTGAGCCTCACCGCGATTACAGTTTTTATTGGTCTCGCGATGGTTGCCAGTGCCTCTTCGGTGGACGCCTTCAAAGAAACTAATAATGCGGCCTCCACCTTTTTCAGCCAGGGAAGGTTCGCCCTCATTGGCTTGGTGGGTCTGATAGTGGCCTCCAACCTGCCGATGAATTTTTATCGAAGGATTGGTCTTCCATTTCTTCTTGCCATGACTGGCTTACAACTTGCCACGGTGCTTTTTGGCAAGGAAATTAATGGCAACAGAAATTGGATTGACCTTGGTTTTGCCACTCTTCAGCCCTCGGAGTTTCTCAAATTGGCGCTGATTATTGGGTTTGCACATCAACTTGCTCAGCTGAGTGATGACCCAGAATCCAATAATCGAATTTGGCTGAGAATCTTCGGATACTCAGGTGTTGCCCTTGGCCTAGTGGTGGTTGTCGGTAGGGACCTGGGAACCGGTGTTGTAATGGCGGTGATGCTCATGGGGCTTTGGCTATTTGCTGGAATGCGCTGGTCGCGTTGGCTTGCAATAGCTGGAGTTGGAGGCTTATTAGCCACGGTATTAGTGATGAGCTCGGCTTCGAGAAGAATCAGGTTTGAGGCCTGGCTGAATCCCGATGCCGCGGATCCCATGGGGGTCATGTGGCAGTATCAGCACGGCACCTGGGCGCTGGCTGCCGGGGGGCTTTTCGGAACTGGCATTGGCCGCTCAAAGCTTAAGTGGAGCTGGATCCCCGAGGTTGAGAACGACTTTATTTTTGCCGTGATTGGGGAAGAGCTTGGTCTCATCGGTGCCATGCTAATTATCTGCCTCTTTTTGGCCCTGGGGCTGACCATGTTTGCTATTGCAAGGCACCAAACGAGTGCTTTCAACCGGAATCTAGTCGTCGGCGTGATGCTCTGGGTTGTTATGCAAGCTTTTATTAACATTGCGGTTGTGCTCGGTTTATTGCCTGTTTTAGGCGTCCCGCTTCCACTTATTTCGGCTGGAGGGTCTTCGATGATCGCAACTCTGAGTGCAATCGGATTGGTTTTAGCTGTGGAACGCGACCGGACTGCTCATCTGGGGCGTCGTTCGGTATGA
- the murD gene encoding UDP-N-acetylmuramoyl-L-alanine--D-glutamate ligase: MITQTSWHDDWSGLRVAVLGLGKSGFSVADTLKELGCKVTVYAKSTTFEYRELMRVIEAKLVLSDDSTGLDEKALEVDFVVVSPGFMPDHPMVMAFKKANVPIYTDVDLAWRLRDKTERVAKWITITGTNGKTSTTELTAMMLHKAGYQVAPCGNIGTPILDAIRDPEGFDYFVVELSSFQLHYLHQINAEASAFLNLAEDHLDWHGGIEQYFLDKSKIFAGTKTAIIYNSSDSKTLEAAENAVVIEGCRAISFSVGIPSLSSVGFVEEFLVDRAFIDDRDKTALELATIEDVAEIGVVSPHLLANVAAASALARAVGCDAAAVLEGIRSFRLAPHRIQRVAEHGGVLYFDDSKATNAHAAAASLGSFENVVWIVGGLLKGIDLKPLLMKFGPKIRGAVIIGADTQLLEALFEKHLPLTPVRVVSGIDVMQDAVLFASQLASPGDVVLLAPAAASMDQFKDYVERGQSYQAAVSNLAAEK, translated from the coding sequence ATGATCACTCAAACAAGCTGGCACGATGACTGGAGTGGGCTCAGGGTGGCGGTTCTGGGTCTTGGTAAATCCGGCTTCTCAGTGGCCGACACTCTCAAGGAGCTTGGGTGCAAGGTCACGGTTTACGCAAAATCCACGACTTTTGAATATCGCGAACTAATGAGAGTCATAGAAGCAAAGTTGGTTTTATCTGATGATTCGACCGGCCTAGATGAGAAGGCCCTAGAGGTTGATTTTGTTGTTGTGTCCCCCGGGTTTATGCCAGATCACCCAATGGTCATGGCTTTCAAAAAAGCGAATGTTCCAATTTATACGGATGTAGATCTAGCTTGGCGGCTGCGCGACAAGACCGAGCGGGTGGCCAAATGGATCACAATTACCGGAACTAATGGCAAGACCAGCACCACCGAATTAACCGCAATGATGCTGCATAAAGCCGGCTATCAGGTGGCACCGTGTGGAAATATTGGAACCCCAATTCTTGACGCGATCCGAGACCCGGAGGGCTTTGACTATTTTGTTGTTGAGCTTTCTAGTTTTCAGTTGCACTACCTGCATCAAATAAATGCCGAAGCCAGCGCCTTTTTGAACCTCGCGGAGGATCATCTGGATTGGCACGGTGGAATCGAGCAGTACTTTTTAGATAAATCAAAAATATTTGCCGGCACCAAAACCGCGATTATTTATAATTCAAGCGACTCAAAGACGCTCGAGGCCGCGGAGAACGCAGTGGTTATCGAGGGTTGCCGGGCCATATCTTTCTCGGTGGGAATCCCGAGCTTGTCTAGCGTAGGTTTTGTGGAAGAGTTTTTAGTGGACCGAGCCTTCATAGATGATCGAGACAAGACGGCCCTAGAACTGGCAACCATCGAGGATGTCGCGGAAATTGGCGTAGTTTCCCCGCACCTATTGGCTAACGTCGCAGCAGCTAGCGCATTGGCCCGCGCGGTGGGTTGCGATGCGGCAGCTGTTCTAGAGGGGATTCGGAGCTTCAGACTCGCACCGCATCGAATTCAGAGAGTAGCCGAGCATGGGGGCGTTTTATATTTTGACGACTCAAAGGCCACCAATGCTCACGCCGCCGCCGCCTCGCTGGGCTCATTCGAGAACGTGGTTTGGATAGTCGGTGGCCTTCTGAAGGGCATCGACCTGAAGCCCTTATTAATGAAATTCGGACCAAAGATTCGAGGTGCTGTAATCATCGGGGCGGATACTCAGCTTCTGGAGGCTCTTTTTGAGAAACACCTTCCGCTGACACCGGTGCGCGTCGTTAGCGGGATTGATGTGATGCAGGATGCCGTGCTTTTTGCTAGTCAGCTCGCTTCTCCGGGGGACGTGGTACTTCTAGCTCCAGCGGCAGCGAGCATGGACCAGTTCAAGGACTATGTGGAGCGGGGCCAGAGTTACCAGGCTGCAGTGAGCAATCTGGCGGCCGAAAAATGA
- the murG gene encoding undecaprenyldiphospho-muramoylpentapeptide beta-N-acetylglucosaminyltransferase, translating into MTRFLLAGGGTAGHVNPMLALAENLREQGHQVIALGTKQGLEARLVPERGFELFYISRLPFPRRFSVQALAFPWRFLGAVLAVNKILKTQKIDAVVGFGGYASAPAYVSAFLKRKLLIIHEANAIAGFANRLGAKFTKHVAVAFENSNLKNAKLTGMPIRQEIIDSVHSYDKGQARIELGLDPMMPTLLVTGGSLGAKSINETIAHSLERLIAAGIQVLHIVGERANLGEYSEVGYTRMAYCSRMDAAIAAADFAVSRAGASTVSEFSAAGLPAVYIPYPVGNGEQRLNAQTVVGAGGGLLCLDNDFTPEFVLNELIPLISHAKTLNKMQAAAMSVGISDATQRLSVLVLEAVDTYSRD; encoded by the coding sequence ATGACCAGATTTTTATTGGCCGGTGGCGGGACTGCCGGCCACGTGAACCCCATGCTGGCACTGGCTGAAAACCTCAGGGAGCAGGGGCATCAGGTGATTGCTCTGGGAACCAAGCAGGGCCTGGAAGCGCGGCTCGTTCCGGAAAGGGGGTTTGAGCTTTTTTACATATCGCGACTTCCTTTTCCCAGAAGATTCAGCGTCCAAGCCTTGGCGTTCCCATGGAGATTCCTCGGGGCAGTTTTAGCGGTCAATAAGATACTCAAAACTCAGAAAATCGATGCTGTTGTTGGGTTTGGTGGTTACGCCTCAGCGCCAGCGTACGTGTCAGCTTTTTTGAAGCGAAAACTGCTGATTATTCACGAGGCTAACGCGATCGCGGGTTTTGCCAATCGTCTCGGCGCTAAGTTTACAAAGCATGTGGCGGTGGCCTTCGAGAACTCTAATTTGAAAAATGCCAAGTTGACCGGGATGCCGATTAGGCAAGAAATTATTGACTCTGTGCATTCTTACGATAAGGGTCAAGCCAGAATCGAGCTCGGCCTTGATCCGATGATGCCAACTCTTTTGGTAACCGGCGGTTCACTGGGAGCAAAGAGCATAAATGAGACTATCGCCCACAGCCTCGAGCGCTTGATTGCCGCCGGAATTCAGGTGTTGCACATAGTCGGAGAGCGAGCCAACCTCGGTGAATACAGCGAGGTCGGTTACACCAGAATGGCATACTGCTCAAGAATGGACGCGGCGATAGCGGCGGCGGATTTTGCAGTTTCGCGGGCGGGCGCATCCACCGTTTCTGAGTTTTCGGCCGCTGGGTTGCCAGCGGTTTATATTCCGTACCCGGTTGGCAACGGCGAGCAACGACTGAATGCCCAGACCGTTGTGGGTGCTGGTGGGGGTCTGCTCTGCCTTGATAATGACTTCACACCCGAATTTGTGCTAAACGAGCTAATCCCGCTAATTTCCCACGCGAAGACCCTAAACAAGATGCAGGCCGCGGCCATGTCGGTTGGAATTTCTGACGCCACGCAAAGACTCAGCGTCTTAGTGCTCGAGGCAGTGGATACTTATAGCCGTGATTAA
- the mraY gene encoding phospho-N-acetylmuramoyl-pentapeptide-transferase, with product MRALLSAGGISLFITLFATPGFIWAFRKLEWGQFIRDDGPKTHHTKRGTPTMGGIVILLAATVAYFSAKWLNGETPTATALLVIFMMLGLGLVGFIDDYLKVRNQRSLGLSGWAKIAGQGVVAIIFAVLALQFPDEDGLTPASTNISLFRDLPIDLFFWGSILGMGLFILWVYLLVASASNGVNIADGLDGLASGSAVLAIGAYVVIGFWQFNQSCATVVENIESCYQVRDPLDIAVIAAAIGGACLGFLWWNTSPAQLFMGDTGSLGLGGALAALAILSRTELLLILIGGIFVIVTGSVVIQRVFFKITKWRTGTGKRVFLMSPLHHHFELKGWAEITVVVRFWIIAALSVVSGVGLFYIEWIYN from the coding sequence GTGAGAGCACTTCTGAGTGCCGGTGGCATATCTTTATTCATTACCCTGTTTGCCACTCCGGGGTTTATCTGGGCCTTTAGAAAACTTGAGTGGGGCCAGTTCATAAGGGATGATGGGCCAAAGACCCATCACACCAAGCGCGGCACCCCAACAATGGGCGGTATTGTCATTCTTTTGGCGGCTACCGTTGCATACTTTTCGGCCAAGTGGCTCAATGGGGAGACCCCCACCGCTACCGCCCTGCTGGTGATTTTCATGATGCTGGGTCTTGGCTTGGTGGGTTTTATCGATGATTACCTAAAAGTTCGAAATCAACGGAGCCTAGGCCTGAGTGGCTGGGCCAAGATTGCTGGCCAGGGAGTCGTAGCAATTATCTTTGCCGTCTTAGCCCTGCAGTTCCCAGACGAGGATGGTCTAACTCCGGCTTCGACTAATATTTCGCTTTTTCGAGATTTGCCGATTGACTTATTTTTCTGGGGCAGCATCTTGGGCATGGGGTTATTCATACTCTGGGTCTATCTTTTGGTGGCATCAGCATCCAATGGCGTGAACATCGCTGATGGTCTCGATGGACTGGCTTCTGGGTCAGCTGTCTTGGCAATCGGTGCCTACGTGGTTATCGGTTTCTGGCAGTTCAATCAGAGCTGCGCGACAGTGGTAGAGAACATCGAATCCTGTTACCAGGTTCGAGATCCTTTGGATATCGCTGTGATCGCCGCCGCGATTGGGGGAGCCTGCCTAGGTTTTTTGTGGTGGAATACCTCACCGGCGCAATTGTTCATGGGGGACACTGGGTCACTTGGCCTGGGCGGCGCACTAGCTGCTCTGGCGATTTTGTCGCGGACCGAGCTCCTGCTGATTCTGATTGGCGGAATCTTTGTGATTGTTACCGGCTCGGTAGTGATTCAGCGAGTGTTCTTTAAAATAACCAAATGGCGAACTGGGACCGGCAAAAGAGTGTTCCTAATGTCTCCGCTTCACCACCACTTTGAGCTCAAGGGCTGGGCAGAAATCACAGTGGTGGTTCGGTTCTGGATTATCGCAGCCCTGAGCGTGGTTTCTGGTGTCGGCTTGTTTTACATTGAATGGATTTATAACTGA
- the murC gene encoding UDP-N-acetylmuramate--L-alanine ligase: MIKPDYSKPIPAELGNLHFIGIGGSGMSGIARLCLGMGYQVSGSDLRDTENVATLRELGAQIFIGHDAANLQAADTVVVTSALWPTNPELVLAQERGLTVLHRSALLAHLASRGRLIAVAGAHGKTTSTGMVVTGLINLGQDPSFVNGGVIASYGASARFGKGEHFVIEADESDSSFLHYDTKVALITNIDPDHLDHFGSLEAFEAEFAKFADAASEMVVISSDDPGAKRVAKLLKHQKVLSYGEAKNADIRLGKIDSTGPLVSFVIEYLGESQSVSLEIPGHHNALNAAGAIAVLVGLGFEFRASVEAVSKFSGTQRRFELHATRREVSVYDDFAHHPTEVRAALLAARASVGKGRLITVFQPHLYSRTRIFAQEFADALALSDEVVLLDIYAAREDPEPGVTGELIANKFSRPINMHYVPSWDGVASVAAKIAEPGDFIITMGCGDIYRMVPELIEALEK, from the coding sequence GTGATTAAGCCAGATTATTCAAAGCCCATACCAGCCGAATTGGGCAACCTGCACTTTATCGGCATCGGCGGTTCCGGTATGTCGGGGATAGCTCGACTGTGTTTGGGCATGGGTTATCAAGTTTCCGGTTCGGATCTCAGAGACACGGAAAACGTAGCCACGCTTAGAGAGCTCGGCGCACAGATTTTTATCGGCCACGACGCTGCTAATTTGCAAGCCGCCGACACGGTTGTAGTCACCAGCGCACTGTGGCCAACAAACCCAGAATTGGTCTTAGCTCAGGAGCGCGGCCTCACTGTTCTTCATCGCTCGGCACTTCTAGCTCATCTCGCTTCAAGAGGCAGGTTGATAGCTGTGGCCGGGGCTCACGGCAAGACCACATCGACCGGCATGGTGGTGACCGGGCTGATAAATCTTGGTCAGGACCCCAGCTTTGTTAATGGTGGAGTGATAGCGAGTTATGGAGCCTCAGCTCGCTTTGGCAAGGGGGAGCACTTTGTAATAGAGGCCGATGAGTCGGATAGCTCTTTTTTGCACTACGACACCAAGGTGGCCTTGATCACAAATATTGACCCCGATCATTTAGATCACTTCGGTTCCCTGGAGGCATTTGAGGCTGAATTCGCCAAATTTGCTGATGCCGCTAGCGAAATGGTGGTGATTTCTTCGGATGATCCCGGTGCAAAGCGGGTTGCGAAATTACTTAAGCACCAAAAGGTGCTCAGCTACGGTGAGGCAAAAAATGCCGACATCCGACTCGGCAAAATTGACTCTACTGGGCCTTTGGTTAGTTTTGTTATTGAGTATCTTGGCGAGTCCCAATCAGTCTCTCTCGAGATACCAGGTCACCATAACGCCCTGAATGCTGCGGGTGCGATAGCGGTTTTGGTTGGCCTCGGGTTTGAATTTCGAGCCAGCGTCGAGGCAGTTAGCAAGTTCTCCGGCACTCAAAGGCGCTTTGAGTTGCATGCCACCCGTCGTGAAGTATCCGTCTACGACGACTTCGCTCATCATCCGACAGAGGTTAGGGCCGCCCTCTTAGCGGCGCGAGCTTCGGTGGGGAAGGGGCGTCTGATTACGGTTTTTCAGCCCCACCTTTACAGTCGAACAAGAATATTTGCTCAGGAATTCGCCGATGCCTTGGCGCTATCGGATGAGGTTGTGCTGCTTGACATTTACGCAGCCCGCGAGGATCCAGAACCCGGTGTCACTGGGGAATTGATTGCAAATAAATTCTCGCGGCCAATAAATATGCACTACGTTCCCAGCTGGGACGGCGTGGCCTCAGTGGCAGCCAAAATTGCCGAACCGGGGGATTTTATTATCACAATGGGGTGTGGAGACATCTACCGCATGGTTCCCGAGCTGATTGAGGCTTTGGAGAAGTAG
- a CDS encoding Mur ligase family protein yields the protein MVSSQQLADEFGLELVGESRELNHVALHTDKIRPGSLYIAAQGARNHGIEFLESAIHKGAITVLTDAEHARVFGLPCLIHPEPRKVAGVIAARIFGEPAGQVQLFGITGTNGKTSTASYLARILQLCLIPTGLSASTGRFLSGEVLPSSLTSPEVTELHELLAKMVSQGLEAGVIEVSAQALVRNRVDAVMFQVAGFTNLSRDHMDDFESMENYLAAKSTLFTKSFAARGVVFVEDDFARRLAQNASIPIETVGKSGTDWIYSISQGGVFKIEGPGGKLNLSFNHGELMAKNFALAIAMAIAGGVGVEMLQAALVDFDFQVPGRLERVSVASPAIFIDYAHTPSGVQEAVLEIRKRFSHLTLILGASGNRDTGKRLEMGRAAREVDFLVITDQHPRDEDPTLIRSALKKGALEFLEKGQVLEIADPEKALEEAFRRTPRTGAILWCGPGNLGYREISGVKTPFDARALARKLVDRD from the coding sequence ATGGTTAGCTCACAACAGCTTGCCGATGAGTTTGGGCTTGAACTGGTAGGTGAATCCCGAGAACTAAACCACGTTGCCTTGCACACCGATAAAATCCGGCCCGGCTCGCTATACATTGCAGCCCAGGGCGCAAGAAATCACGGTATTGAGTTTTTGGAAAGCGCCATTCACAAAGGCGCAATCACCGTTCTCACCGATGCAGAGCATGCCCGGGTCTTTGGCCTTCCCTGCTTGATTCACCCCGAGCCACGCAAGGTCGCCGGCGTTATCGCAGCCAGGATCTTTGGGGAGCCCGCGGGTCAGGTGCAACTTTTTGGCATCACCGGCACAAACGGCAAAACCTCGACGGCTTCCTACTTGGCAAGAATCCTTCAGCTTTGCCTGATCCCAACTGGACTTAGCGCATCCACCGGAAGGTTTTTATCTGGCGAGGTGCTACCCAGTTCGCTGACTAGCCCAGAAGTCACAGAGCTTCACGAACTGTTAGCAAAAATGGTTTCTCAGGGTCTCGAAGCCGGGGTTATCGAGGTTTCAGCTCAGGCGCTTGTGCGGAACCGAGTTGATGCCGTGATGTTTCAAGTCGCCGGTTTCACAAATCTAAGCCGAGACCACATGGATGATTTTGAATCTATGGAGAACTACCTTGCTGCCAAATCCACGCTTTTCACCAAATCTTTTGCTGCGCGCGGTGTTGTTTTTGTCGAAGACGACTTCGCTAGAAGGCTCGCCCAAAATGCGAGCATTCCCATCGAAACCGTCGGGAAATCAGGGACTGATTGGATTTATTCAATTTCTCAAGGCGGCGTTTTCAAGATCGAGGGTCCCGGTGGAAAGCTAAACCTAAGCTTTAATCACGGGGAACTGATGGCAAAGAATTTTGCCCTAGCAATCGCAATGGCTATTGCGGGAGGCGTGGGTGTGGAGATGCTCCAAGCTGCCCTTGTTGATTTTGATTTCCAAGTTCCAGGACGCCTGGAAAGAGTAAGCGTGGCTAGTCCAGCGATCTTTATCGATTACGCCCATACCCCCAGCGGGGTTCAAGAGGCGGTCTTAGAGATTAGGAAGCGCTTTTCGCACCTCACTTTGATTTTAGGGGCAAGCGGTAATCGGGATACCGGCAAGCGGCTTGAAATGGGCCGGGCTGCCAGGGAGGTTGACTTTCTGGTCATAACTGACCAGCACCCAAGGGATGAAGACCCGACTCTGATTAGGAGTGCTCTAAAAAAAGGTGCTCTTGAGTTTTTAGAAAAGGGTCAGGTTTTGGAAATTGCCGATCCTGAAAAAGCTCTTGAGGAAGCATTCAGAAGAACCCCGAGAACTGGGGCAATTCTTTGGTGCGGTCCCGGGAACCTTGGATATCGCGAGATTTCGGGCGTCAAGACTCCCTTTGATGCTAGAGCGCTTGCTAGAAAATTGGTGGATCGTGATTGA
- a CDS encoding penicillin-binding protein 2 — translation MSNQGNLSRRLGLFAFLLVALVGALGIRLVDFQVVRADEISKQSLESRSVTQTLTALRGEIRDASGQVMARTVFRYDVNAAPKNVGPVKTFVEGVRIERSVQDVSLELATLLGLSLAELASKLEGNSEYSNLAKKVDAQTYNAIRDLEIPWIYFDKFADRLYPDGAVAGNLIGFVGSDGTPLAGLERQYNSCLAGIDGQETFERSREGVRIPTSNQTTQPTQHGGTLNLSIDANLQFFAQQVLANAVSKLSAEWATAIVIEVETGRILAAAEAPSVDPNDPGATSSLDRGSRIFQAAFEPGSIMKAITSAIVLDTGKASERDTVIAPDYLDLDFPGGWIKDSFSHEDFTLTLAGVLRYSSNTGMSKFGIKVDSQTRYDYLKRFGFGATTPLRFEGESSGILHPAKEWDKMTNYATLYGQGISVTTIQMASAYQAIANDGVRLSPVLVDSCVKEDGTLYAATPQQSTRVIKKSTANLNLELMEKVVEFGGVGKNAQIDGYRVAGKTGTAQIQDGLGGYGERYAISFYGVAPVEDPKFVVGISIFRPLGETNSLQATPPFVAIMQQALKQYRIPPSTTSSRDIPSDKTGK, via the coding sequence ATGAGCAATCAGGGCAATCTATCTAGGCGCCTTGGCCTTTTTGCTTTTTTGCTGGTTGCGCTAGTTGGCGCCTTAGGTATTCGACTGGTCGATTTTCAAGTGGTCCGTGCCGATGAAATTTCGAAGCAATCCCTTGAGTCGCGTTCTGTGACTCAAACTTTGACCGCGTTGCGCGGTGAAATCAGGGACGCCTCCGGGCAGGTGATGGCGAGAACTGTGTTTCGCTACGACGTGAATGCGGCCCCAAAGAATGTCGGCCCCGTTAAAACTTTTGTGGAGGGTGTAAGGATCGAACGCAGTGTTCAAGATGTTTCACTTGAGCTTGCAACATTGCTCGGGTTATCCCTAGCGGAGCTAGCTTCCAAGCTTGAGGGCAACTCGGAGTATTCGAATCTTGCGAAAAAAGTTGATGCGCAAACCTACAATGCAATCCGCGATCTTGAGATTCCGTGGATTTATTTCGACAAGTTTGCCGACAGGCTTTACCCGGACGGTGCAGTTGCCGGCAATCTAATCGGATTCGTGGGCTCGGATGGCACACCGCTTGCCGGTCTCGAGCGCCAGTACAACAGCTGTTTAGCTGGAATTGATGGTCAAGAGACTTTTGAAAGAAGTCGCGAAGGGGTCCGTATCCCGACATCAAATCAGACCACTCAACCGACCCAGCATGGCGGTACTCTGAATCTCTCGATTGATGCCAACCTGCAATTTTTTGCGCAACAGGTATTAGCGAATGCGGTGAGTAAATTATCAGCGGAGTGGGCAACCGCTATTGTCATCGAGGTGGAGACGGGCAGGATTCTGGCCGCTGCCGAGGCTCCGTCGGTGGACCCTAATGACCCGGGTGCCACCTCGAGCCTGGATCGAGGCTCGAGAATCTTCCAAGCGGCTTTCGAGCCCGGATCGATTATGAAGGCAATAACCAGCGCGATTGTGCTGGACACCGGCAAGGCCAGTGAGCGCGATACAGTCATCGCTCCTGATTATTTGGATTTAGATTTTCCAGGCGGTTGGATTAAAGACAGTTTCTCGCATGAGGATTTCACGCTTACCTTGGCTGGAGTGCTTCGATATTCATCCAACACCGGTATGTCGAAATTTGGAATAAAGGTCGATAGCCAGACCCGCTACGACTACCTGAAGCGCTTTGGTTTTGGTGCAACGACCCCACTTCGATTTGAGGGTGAGAGTTCCGGAATTCTGCACCCAGCTAAGGAGTGGGACAAGATGACCAACTATGCAACTCTTTACGGCCAGGGAATCTCAGTTACCACAATCCAAATGGCCAGTGCCTATCAGGCGATCGCTAACGACGGGGTAAGGCTTTCGCCAGTGCTGGTGGATTCTTGTGTGAAAGAAGACGGAACGCTTTACGCAGCCACTCCTCAACAATCTACTCGCGTGATAAAAAAATCCACCGCGAATCTAAATCTAGAACTCATGGAAAAAGTGGTCGAGTTTGGTGGGGTTGGAAAAAACGCCCAGATTGATGGCTATCGAGTCGCAGGCAAGACCGGAACCGCGCAGATTCAGGATGGACTCGGGGGTTATGGCGAGCGCTATGCCATTTCCTTTTACGGGGTAGCGCCAGTTGAGGACCCGAAGTTCGTGGTTGGAATTAGCATCTTTCGCCCCTTGGGCGAGACAAACTCACTTCAGGCCACTCCGCCCTTTGTTGCTATCATGCAGCAAGCCCTCAAGCAGTATCGAATCCCGCCATCAACCACAAGCTCTCGCGACATCCCCTCGGATAAAACGGGGAAGTAG